In the genome of Triticum urartu cultivar G1812 chromosome 5, Tu2.1, whole genome shotgun sequence, one region contains:
- the LOC125507095 gene encoding putative E3 ubiquitin-protein ligase SINA-like 6: protein MVVHEEGEIMQTEQDPTMELSKCKGGHLACADCRVERPGNQRQCQKCERGGGFDVWNTVVDSVLSSVRVECPHEGCGLYVTYHKLADHQSVCSLAPCKCPVPVCSYKGPPPALYHHISTAHPMPVHRIQYGKVLQLQVPLSEPRLLLFAEEDRRAFFLVGGVLDISAPIVVSVVCIRARASPLPHYVAKLWANGPPGEPKGTTDAIKVEMEVTSSKDPGNIDVQELTFLTVPPKLLAGAKLVSLHIQIDKLTS, encoded by the exons atggttgtgcacgaggagggcgagatcatgcagaccgaacaggacccgacgatggagctctctaag tgcaagggagggcacctggcctGCGCGGACTGCCGCGTCGAGCGCCCCGGGAACCAGCGGCAGTGCCAGAAGTGCGAGCGCGGCGGTGGCTTCGACGTGTGGAACACGGTGGTGGACTCTGTCCTTTCGtcggtgagggtggagtgcccgcacgaaggctgtgggctctatgtcacttaccacaagctcgcAGATCACCAGAGCGTGTGTTCGCTCGCGCCCTGCAAATGCCCCGTACCCGTCTGCAGCTACAAAGGCCCGCCGCCGGCGCTCtaccaccacatcagcaccgcgCATCCCATGCCCGTGCACAGGATCCAGTACGGCAAGGTGCTCCAGCTGCAAGTGCCATTGTCGGAGCCACGGCTCTTGCTGTTCGCGGAGGAGGACCGCCGCGCGTTTTTCTTGGTCGGCGGCGTGCTCGACATCAGCGCGCCTATCGTCGTGTCAGTCGTCTGCATCAGAGCGCGGGCGTCCCCACTGCCGCACTATGTGGCCAAGCTGTGGGCGAACGGCCCGccgggggagcccaaaggcacgaccgacgccatcaaggtggaaatggaggtgacaagcagcaAGGATCCCGGCAACATCGACGTGCAGGAGCTGACCTTCTTGACAGTTCCGCCCAAGCTGCTGGCCGGGGCTAAGCTTGTGTCCCTCCACATTCAAATTGACAAGCTCACG